A stretch of Cyanobacterium sp. HL-69 DNA encodes these proteins:
- a CDS encoding serine/threonine protein kinase, bacterial: MSVIYCLNPHCENPQNDTKTRKCRSCGSNLILHKRYVAIKKIGKGGFGTTYLAVDMGNKNQYCVIKQLDPASANPDSYSTALDLFNREAKTMAKLEHAQIPKLIDYFEEKEQFYLIQDFILGRDLEREVKKGRIYQESSAKNFLRSMLPVLQYIHSRKVIHRDIKPGNILREKESKKLFLIDFGAVKEEVNTKLMNANPQSAFTKISVGTMGFAPPEQLAMRPVYSSDIYALGATCIFLLTGKAPKDLCDPETGELAWENHTTVSATFAKVLNKMLEIDVKKRFNSAGDVIQALDLVPYEQELAESMFFTTTAPKEESKSDDQDSDSSSNLTTQNLADAIRRRREKQNQPQNIPKVATPRVQVQKLQINSPEMIIQEYQRGNRNFSQQTLSGFDLEGLKLPGCSFSQSKLIGVNLQKANLYRSNLMGANFAQANLREAILKRAELYKANLKNADLQGADLQKANLTEATLKDANLCGANLTEAKVDDEQLRLAKTNWRTILPNGKRKWW, translated from the coding sequence ATGAGTGTTATTTATTGCCTTAATCCCCATTGTGAAAATCCCCAAAATGATACCAAAACGAGAAAATGCAGGAGTTGTGGCTCTAATTTAATTCTCCATAAAAGGTACGTCGCCATCAAAAAAATTGGCAAAGGAGGATTCGGCACCACTTATCTTGCCGTGGACATGGGCAATAAAAATCAATACTGTGTCATCAAACAACTAGATCCCGCTTCCGCCAATCCCGACTCCTACAGCACCGCCCTCGACTTGTTCAATCGGGAAGCAAAAACCATGGCAAAGCTAGAACACGCCCAAATTCCCAAGTTAATTGATTATTTTGAAGAAAAAGAACAATTTTATTTAATTCAAGACTTTATCCTCGGACGGGATTTAGAAAGAGAAGTAAAAAAAGGCAGAATCTATCAAGAATCATCCGCCAAAAACTTCCTGCGTAGTATGCTTCCCGTGCTGCAATATATACACTCTCGCAAAGTAATTCACCGAGACATCAAACCAGGCAACATATTAAGGGAAAAAGAAAGCAAAAAACTATTTCTCATTGACTTTGGTGCCGTAAAAGAAGAAGTCAACACCAAACTCATGAACGCCAATCCCCAGAGCGCCTTTACCAAAATCTCTGTGGGCACCATGGGCTTTGCCCCCCCCGAACAACTCGCCATGCGTCCTGTTTATTCTAGTGATATATATGCCCTTGGGGCAACTTGTATCTTTTTACTCACAGGGAAAGCACCCAAAGACTTGTGCGATCCAGAAACAGGGGAATTAGCATGGGAAAATCACACCACTGTTAGTGCAACCTTTGCCAAAGTGTTGAATAAAATGCTAGAAATAGACGTGAAAAAAAGATTTAACTCCGCGGGGGATGTCATTCAAGCCCTAGATTTAGTCCCCTATGAGCAGGAGTTGGCAGAAAGTATGTTTTTTACCACCACCGCCCCTAAAGAAGAAAGTAAATCCGATGATCAAGATAGCGATTCTAGTTCTAATTTAACTACTCAAAACCTCGCTGATGCCATCCGTCGTCGAAGAGAAAAACAAAATCAACCTCAAAATATCCCCAAGGTAGCCACTCCCCGTGTACAAGTTCAAAAACTACAAATAAATTCCCCAGAAATGATTATCCAAGAATATCAACGGGGTAATCGTAACTTTAGTCAACAAACCCTGAGTGGTTTCGATTTAGAAGGTTTAAAATTACCAGGTTGTAGTTTTTCTCAAAGTAAATTAATTGGGGTAAACTTACAAAAAGCAAATCTGTATCGTAGTAATTTGATGGGGGCAAACTTTGCCCAAGCCAACCTACGGGAAGCTATTTTAAAACGAGCGGAGTTATACAAAGCTAACCTAAAAAATGCTGACTTACAAGGCGCCGATTTACAAAAAGCCAATCTTACAGAAGCTACCCTCAAGGATGCGAACCTCTGCGGTGCAAATCTTACGGAAGCTAAAGTTGACGATGAACAGTTACGCCTTGCCAAAACCAATTGGAGAACAATTTTGCCCAATGGTAAAAGGAAATGGTGGTAG
- a CDS encoding NAD-dependent aldehyde dehydrogenase, whose protein sequence is MTITNYSMQSFVDEQRKFFASGATKSYDFRLQQLKKLKEAIALRQDKILEALHEDLGKPNLEGCFELAVISEISYAIKNLKKWMKPKRVSAGIENFPACAKIHSEPLGVVLIIGPWNYPFTLMISPLVGAIASGNCAMLKPSELAPHTSALITELIKDIFPPEYICIQEGGVEVAQELLATKFDHIFFTGGTKIGQIVMESAAKQLTPVTLELGGKSPCIVDKETNLKITAQRITWGKFINAGQTCIAPDYILVDKAIKQEFIQEIKQCVHDFFGDNPAQSPDFARIINQKQFDRLEQLLDSGDIIVGGETNRENKYIAPTIIDNVPLNSPIMAEEIFGPIMPILEYNHLDEAINIINSKPKPLALYFFSNNSENKKRILHETSSGGLCFNETIMQVGVKDLPFGGVGDSGIGAYHGKTSFDTFSHKKAVLSRYFWGDLKWRYAPYSDKIVNTFKNFYTK, encoded by the coding sequence ATGACTATTACTAATTATTCTATGCAATCCTTTGTGGATGAGCAGAGGAAATTTTTTGCCAGTGGGGCAACCAAATCCTATGATTTTCGTTTACAACAGTTGAAAAAATTAAAAGAGGCGATCGCCCTTAGACAAGATAAGATATTAGAAGCATTACATGAGGACTTAGGTAAACCAAACCTAGAAGGCTGTTTTGAATTAGCTGTCATCTCAGAAATCAGCTACGCTATCAAAAACCTCAAAAAATGGATGAAACCTAAACGGGTGAGTGCAGGAATTGAAAACTTCCCCGCCTGTGCCAAGATTCATTCCGAGCCATTGGGGGTAGTATTAATCATAGGACCATGGAATTATCCCTTTACCCTGATGATTTCTCCCCTCGTAGGGGCGATCGCCTCGGGAAACTGTGCTATGCTCAAACCATCAGAATTAGCACCCCACACCTCCGCCCTCATCACCGAATTAATCAAAGACATCTTTCCCCCCGAATATATCTGCATTCAAGAAGGAGGAGTAGAAGTAGCCCAAGAATTACTCGCTACCAAATTTGATCATATTTTCTTTACAGGAGGCACGAAAATTGGTCAAATTGTCATGGAATCCGCCGCCAAGCAACTAACCCCCGTTACCCTCGAATTAGGAGGAAAAAGCCCCTGTATCGTTGACAAAGAAACTAACCTCAAAATTACCGCCCAAAGAATCACTTGGGGTAAATTTATCAACGCCGGGCAAACCTGCATCGCCCCCGATTACATCCTCGTAGATAAAGCCATCAAACAAGAATTTATCCAAGAAATCAAACAATGTGTCCATGATTTTTTTGGAGATAACCCTGCCCAAAGCCCCGATTTTGCCCGTATTATTAATCAAAAGCAGTTTGATAGACTAGAGCAATTATTAGATAGTGGCGATATTATCGTCGGCGGAGAAACCAATCGAGAAAATAAATATATTGCCCCCACAATTATTGATAACGTGCCCCTCAATTCCCCCATCATGGCAGAGGAAATTTTTGGGCCTATCATGCCTATTCTTGAATACAATCATCTTGATGAAGCCATCAACATCATCAACAGTAAACCCAAACCCCTCGCCCTTTACTTTTTCTCTAACAACTCAGAAAACAAGAAACGTATCCTCCATGAAACCTCATCAGGGGGATTATGCTTCAACGAAACCATCATGCAAGTGGGCGTAAAAGACTTACCCTTTGGGGGGGTAGGAGATAGCGGCATCGGTGCATACCATGGCAAAACTAGCTTTGATACCTTCTCTCATAAAAAAGCCGTCTTATCTCGTTATTTTTGGGGTGATTTGAAATGGCGTTATGCTCCCTACAGTGACAAAATTGTGAATACTTTTAAGAATTTTTATACTAAGTAG
- a CDS encoding mannose-1-phosphate guanylyltransferase yields the protein MKAMILAAGKGTRIRPITHTIPKPLIPILQKPVMEFLLELLRQHGFDEVMVNVSHLAEQIESYFRDGQRFGVQIGYSFEGSIVDGELVGNALGSAGGIKRIQEFNPFFDDTFVVLCGDALIDLDLTEVVRQHKEKGAIATVVTKSVPREAVPSYGVVVTDDDGKILTFQEKPLVEEALSTEINTGIYIFEPEVIDYIPPNQEYDIGGDLFPHLVELGLPFYAVNMEFEWVDIGKVPDYWQAIRSVLSGEIKNVEIPGKEVKPGVYTGVNVSINWDKVDITGPVYIGGMTHIEDGAKIVGPAMIGPNCWICEGATVDNSVIFEYSRLGRGVRLVDKLVFGRYCVDKTGSSIDVKEAALDWLITDSRQNCPSHLERVKAISELINFRY from the coding sequence ATGAAAGCAATGATTTTGGCGGCGGGAAAGGGAACTCGTATTCGTCCTATTACTCACACTATCCCTAAACCTTTGATTCCTATTTTACAAAAGCCTGTGATGGAGTTTTTGTTGGAGTTGTTGAGGCAACATGGTTTTGATGAGGTGATGGTAAATGTGAGCCATTTGGCGGAGCAAATTGAGAGTTATTTCCGTGATGGGCAACGGTTTGGGGTTCAAATCGGTTATTCTTTTGAGGGAAGCATTGTGGATGGAGAGTTGGTGGGTAATGCTTTGGGTTCGGCGGGAGGAATTAAGCGTATTCAAGAGTTTAATCCTTTTTTTGATGATACTTTTGTGGTTTTGTGTGGAGATGCTTTAATTGATCTTGATTTGACTGAGGTGGTGCGACAGCATAAGGAGAAAGGGGCGATCGCCACGGTGGTCACAAAATCAGTCCCTAGGGAAGCGGTACCGAGTTATGGGGTGGTGGTAACGGATGATGATGGCAAAATTTTAACTTTCCAAGAAAAGCCATTGGTAGAGGAAGCCCTCAGCACAGAGATTAACACTGGGATTTATATTTTTGAACCGGAGGTAATTGATTATATTCCCCCGAATCAGGAATATGACATTGGTGGTGATTTATTTCCCCATTTGGTGGAGTTGGGTTTGCCTTTTTATGCAGTGAATATGGAGTTTGAGTGGGTGGACATTGGTAAAGTACCAGACTATTGGCAAGCGATTCGCTCGGTATTATCAGGGGAAATCAAAAATGTTGAAATCCCGGGTAAAGAGGTTAAGCCAGGGGTTTATACGGGGGTTAATGTGTCTATTAATTGGGATAAGGTAGATATTACTGGCCCTGTGTATATCGGTGGCATGACTCACATTGAGGATGGAGCAAAAATTGTTGGCCCTGCTATGATTGGGCCTAATTGTTGGATTTGTGAGGGGGCGACGGTGGATAATAGTGTTATCTTTGAATATTCCCGTTTAGGTAGGGGAGTTCGTCTGGTGGATAAACTTGTATTTGGTCGCTATTGTGTTGATAAAACAGGAAGTTCTATTGATGTTAAGGAGGCGGCTTTGGATTGGTTAATTACGGATTCTCGTCAAAATTGCCCTAGTCATTTGGAAAGGGTGAAGGCGATTTCTGAGTTAATTAATTTTAGGTATTAA
- the fur gene encoding Fur family transcriptional regulator, ferric uptake regulator: protein MQLEGATEKTVHSLKDALNRCQELGMRVSRQRRFILELLWSQKEHLTAKQVYDFLSQQGKHIALASVYQNLEALSLHGIIECVDRHDGRLYGNVTDGHSHVNIIDTNKIINVNVELPPELIEQIEQQTGVKVVNYRVDFFGYRNQN from the coding sequence ATGCAGCTAGAAGGGGCAACCGAAAAAACTGTACACTCCCTCAAAGATGCCCTGAATCGTTGCCAAGAATTGGGCATGAGAGTATCTCGGCAAAGAAGATTTATCCTAGAATTATTGTGGTCACAAAAAGAACATTTAACTGCCAAACAAGTTTATGATTTTTTGAGCCAACAAGGTAAACATATTGCTCTAGCCTCCGTATATCAAAACCTAGAAGCCCTTTCTCTCCATGGCATCATTGAATGTGTAGATAGACACGATGGCAGGTTATACGGTAATGTTACAGATGGACACAGTCATGTCAACATCATTGATACAAATAAAATTATTAATGTCAATGTAGAATTACCCCCAGAATTGATTGAACAAATAGAACAGCAAACAGGGGTAAAAGTAGTAAATTATCGTGTAGACTTTTTTGGCTATCGCAATCAAAATTAA
- a CDS encoding ABC-type efflux system permease / ATPase — translation MNLRTKNNDWGLVLKILPYAKRKSPVLILSFILLIPLSVAGAIQPLIVGQGISLLQGEDTWSFLESYSIAEGLNLLSFILLGTIIFRTIFLAWQGFLVQKVGQEITAFIRQDLFNHVTSLSSNFFHKTPVGKLVTRLINDVEALGDVFATGAIGIVSDVIYILAIIITMFSLQWQLALLLVFMLIPVSALIIYFQKQYRKANYVAREELSVLNAMLQENVVGINIVQLFRRERHNSELFRTVNERYRVAVDKTIFHDSAVSATLEWVSLVAIAVVLWIGGVLILGDNLNYGTLSAFILYSQRLFDPLRQFADKFTMFQAGFTAIERISELMNIPLEIEDRDNDISLHDNEANQDAVGEIRFENVWFGYKPDEYVLKNLNFTIRPGEKVALVGPTGAGKSSIIRLLCRLYEPTQGRILVDGIDIRDIDQAELRSHIGVILQESFIFAGDVKRNITLGETYDFDEIENAVKLTNIKPLIEELPQGYKTQLRERGANLSAGQKQLLAFARVAIRNPNILVLDEATSSLDVFTEADTQKALDELLINKTAIIIAHRLSTIRNVDKILVLKQGELIESGNHDELLKEDGLYASLYKLQMLATV, via the coding sequence ATGAATTTACGCACTAAAAATAACGATTGGGGATTAGTTCTAAAAATACTACCCTACGCAAAACGAAAATCACCTGTTTTAATATTATCTTTTATTTTATTGATACCCCTGTCCGTGGCGGGGGCGATTCAACCCTTAATTGTAGGACAAGGTATTTCCTTATTACAAGGAGAAGACACTTGGAGCTTTTTAGAGTCTTATTCCATTGCTGAGGGTTTAAATTTACTATCTTTTATTTTACTCGGAACAATTATTTTTCGGACAATTTTTCTGGCTTGGCAGGGCTTTTTAGTCCAAAAAGTTGGGCAAGAAATTACTGCTTTTATCCGTCAAGATTTATTTAATCATGTTACTTCTTTATCCTCTAACTTTTTCCACAAAACTCCTGTAGGAAAATTAGTTACTAGATTAATCAACGATGTGGAAGCGTTGGGGGATGTTTTTGCCACGGGTGCCATCGGTATTGTTAGTGATGTAATTTATATTCTCGCCATTATTATTACCATGTTTTCCCTTCAGTGGCAGTTAGCCCTACTGTTGGTATTCATGTTGATTCCTGTATCTGCATTGATTATTTACTTTCAAAAGCAGTATCGTAAAGCTAACTATGTGGCGAGGGAAGAATTGTCGGTATTAAATGCCATGTTGCAAGAAAACGTGGTAGGTATTAATATTGTGCAGTTATTTCGTCGTGAAAGACATAATAGCGAGTTATTTCGCACCGTCAATGAGCGTTATCGGGTAGCGGTGGATAAGACTATTTTCCATGATTCTGCGGTGTCAGCTACCCTTGAATGGGTGTCTTTAGTGGCGATCGCCGTTGTGCTGTGGATCGGGGGAGTGCTAATATTAGGAGATAACCTCAACTATGGTACATTATCCGCCTTTATTCTTTACTCCCAAAGATTGTTCGATCCTCTCAGACAATTTGCTGATAAGTTTACCATGTTCCAAGCAGGATTTACGGCGATCGAACGTATCTCTGAATTGATGAATATTCCCCTGGAAATCGAAGACAGAGATAATGATATAAGTCTTCATGATAACGAAGCAAATCAAGATGCCGTGGGTGAAATTCGTTTTGAAAACGTCTGGTTTGGTTATAAACCTGATGAATACGTCCTCAAAAATCTTAACTTTACCATTCGCCCCGGAGAAAAGGTTGCCCTAGTAGGTCCCACAGGAGCAGGTAAAAGCTCCATAATCCGCCTTCTATGTCGTTTGTACGAACCCACCCAAGGACGAATTTTAGTGGACGGTATCGACATCAGAGACATCGATCAGGCAGAATTAAGAAGCCATATCGGAGTCATATTACAAGAGAGCTTTATTTTTGCGGGGGATGTGAAAAGAAATATAACCCTAGGGGAAACCTATGATTTTGATGAAATAGAAAACGCCGTCAAACTCACCAACATTAAGCCTCTCATCGAAGAATTACCCCAAGGTTACAAGACCCAATTACGAGAAAGGGGGGCAAACCTATCCGCAGGGCAAAAACAATTACTCGCTTTTGCAAGGGTAGCTATTCGTAATCCTAATATTTTGGTATTGGATGAAGCCACCTCCAGCCTTGATGTTTTCACCGAAGCAGATACCCAAAAGGCTTTGGATGAATTATTGATTAATAAAACTGCCATTATCATTGCCCACAGACTTTCTACCATTCGGAATGTGGATAAAATTTTGGTTCTCAAACAAGGGGAATTAATTGAGTCGGGTAATCACGATGAGTTGTTGAAAGAGGATGGTTTATACGCCAGTTTATATAAATTGCAAATGTTGGCAACGGTTTAA
- a CDS encoding serine/threonine protein kinase, bacterial, translated as MIISYCVNPECPSPKNHPKLKNCNACGSNLILNRRYRVIKRLGKGGFGATFVGVDLINKDDPLCVVKQLRPIVDDPQAFKMALSLFKREAKTLAKINHPQIPKLLNHFVDDEKFYVIQELINGDNLQKEVKEKGVYGELGVKRFLAEITPILQYLHSQKVIHRDIKPANILRRKKDGKLILIDFGAVKDQVNTQLAQTYGQTALTQFAVGTMGYAPPEQMAMRPIYASDIYALGATCLYLLTGKSPKKFERDSDTGDIIWESEVNISPSFKKVLSKMLMPNVKERYKTADELLKALDVAPFEQSLNQSFVTVIQSTDKSSDDISTTDLSTTQTGDMTMSPTQQLRQAIQKRKKKTNTITIKWDDESFRAAYNGGKKDFSEQELNNINLTGVKLSKFIFRYAQLEGAIFIESNLAQSNFYSSNVQGANFSNANLAQAYFAKSELRDADFRGANLQGADFTNANLADTNFCGANLKNSKITQNQLKDAKVNWATVFPDGGRRWWKLF; from the coding sequence ATGATTATTAGTTATTGCGTTAACCCAGAATGTCCTAGCCCCAAAAACCATCCTAAGCTCAAAAATTGCAATGCCTGTGGTTCTAATTTAATTCTGAATAGACGTTATCGAGTTATAAAAAGATTGGGTAAAGGGGGATTTGGTGCTACTTTCGTTGGGGTAGATTTAATAAATAAGGATGATCCTCTTTGTGTGGTGAAACAGTTACGCCCCATTGTAGATGATCCTCAAGCCTTCAAAATGGCTCTTAGTTTGTTTAAGAGGGAAGCGAAAACCCTAGCTAAAATTAATCATCCTCAAATACCTAAGTTACTTAATCATTTTGTGGATGATGAGAAGTTTTATGTCATTCAAGAGTTGATTAATGGGGATAATCTGCAAAAGGAAGTGAAGGAAAAAGGGGTATATGGGGAGTTGGGGGTAAAAAGATTTTTGGCGGAAATTACCCCTATTTTGCAATATTTACACTCTCAAAAGGTAATTCATAGAGATATAAAACCGGCTAATATTCTGCGACGCAAAAAAGATGGTAAATTAATTCTCATTGATTTTGGGGCGGTAAAAGATCAAGTCAATACTCAGTTAGCCCAAACCTATGGACAAACTGCCCTGACTCAGTTTGCGGTGGGTACTATGGGTTATGCCCCCCCTGAACAAATGGCTATGCGTCCTATATATGCCAGTGATATATATGCCCTTGGGGCTACTTGTCTTTATTTGTTAACGGGTAAATCACCTAAAAAGTTTGAACGGGATTCTGATACGGGGGATATTATTTGGGAAAGTGAGGTTAATATTAGCCCTAGTTTCAAAAAGGTGTTGAGTAAAATGTTAATGCCTAATGTGAAAGAGCGTTATAAGACGGCGGATGAGCTATTAAAGGCTTTGGATGTTGCACCTTTTGAGCAGAGTTTAAACCAAAGTTTTGTGACGGTTATTCAGTCTACGGATAAGAGTTCGGATGATATTTCGACAACAGATTTATCGACTACTCAGACGGGGGATATGACAATGTCTCCCACCCAACAGTTACGACAGGCGATTCAAAAGAGAAAGAAAAAAACTAATACGATTACGATTAAGTGGGATGATGAGAGTTTTCGGGCTGCTTATAATGGGGGAAAAAAGGATTTTAGTGAGCAGGAGTTGAATAATATTAATTTGACGGGGGTTAAGTTAAGTAAGTTTATTTTTCGTTATGCTCAGTTGGAGGGGGCTATTTTTATTGAGAGTAATTTAGCTCAAAGTAATTTTTATAGTTCTAATGTGCAGGGAGCTAATTTTTCCAATGCTAATTTGGCTCAGGCTTATTTTGCTAAAAGTGAGTTGAGGGATGCTGATTTTCGGGGGGCTAATTTACAGGGGGCTGATTTTACTAATGCTAATTTGGCGGATACTAATTTTTGTGGGGCTAATTTGAAAAATAGTAAAATTACTCAAAATCAGTTGAAGGATGCGAAGGTAAATTGGGCAACGGTGTTTCCTGATGGGGGGCGCCGTTGGTGGAAGTTGTTTTAG
- a CDS encoding two-component signal transduction system response regulator has translation MKNDANVNILLIDDDPVFRLGLIALIQEQSNSNIRILAQGTMTETLPLLKENSVDLLLISLDLAVEPNKLTNLVKLSRKLTTKYPDLPILLITPWGSDENIKTIENIKGCCPRNIKISDLIKGIKLCANGKTYYVNIKNKNRTLIGGWLYRQCELGLREIERSIRQVNSYLKNSNLSPLDILFWQGRRRELKVVRWLVNQFVATPNGMLNSSMDEEDNSQEDPDSMVKLPPSEVNPNIILASDNSLDYEDIIPKKIQGSLKNTTDIILELDILKEDKKRDLLLLVLKELKQLVSELKFLKLNEDQLIERKTSIVRELWQNVATKFLGRYVSLDSGDRLINFKENIFKQGQFLVENNFINLPLFEELLCYLVLEKEFFIDDQIYPYQSKSASEIEQILTENVLITIACSTMQFTLNNLSESQPIKHNLFKQEWKSSRKIAMFRNNLAWKYKREKYWQIPRNIFEDEYQILKLGYQGIIIGKISHSRHQELNSLTGIPWFITIMIEFVDSVTRGLQAIADILGKAVVFILTEIIGRGIGLIGKGILQGIGKKIKN, from the coding sequence ATGAAAAATGATGCTAATGTTAATATTTTATTGATAGATGATGATCCTGTTTTTCGTCTTGGTTTAATTGCCCTCATACAAGAACAAAGTAATTCTAACATCAGAATTTTGGCACAGGGTACAATGACGGAAACTTTGCCTTTATTAAAGGAAAATTCAGTAGATTTATTATTAATATCTTTAGATTTAGCAGTAGAGCCGAATAAGTTAACAAATTTGGTAAAACTAAGCCGCAAACTTACTACTAAATATCCAGATTTACCTATACTTTTAATTACCCCTTGGGGTAGTGATGAAAACATCAAAACTATCGAGAATATTAAGGGCTGTTGTCCTCGAAATATTAAAATTTCAGACTTAATTAAGGGAATCAAACTATGTGCTAATGGTAAAACTTACTATGTCAACATTAAAAATAAAAATCGTACGCTAATTGGTGGTTGGCTCTATCGTCAATGTGAGCTAGGATTAAGAGAAATAGAAAGAAGCATTAGACAGGTTAATTCTTATTTAAAAAATAGTAATTTATCTCCCCTTGATATTCTTTTTTGGCAGGGTAGAAGAAGAGAGTTAAAGGTTGTAAGGTGGTTAGTCAATCAATTTGTGGCAACCCCTAACGGGATGTTAAACAGTTCCATGGATGAAGAAGACAACTCTCAAGAAGATCCTGATTCTATGGTTAAACTGCCCCCCTCTGAGGTAAATCCTAATATTATTCTAGCTTCTGATAATAGTTTAGATTATGAAGATATTATTCCTAAAAAAATCCAAGGTTCTCTAAAAAATACGACGGATATAATTTTGGAATTAGATATTCTCAAAGAAGATAAAAAAAGAGACTTATTATTATTAGTATTAAAAGAACTTAAGCAGTTAGTTTCAGAGTTAAAATTCCTTAAATTAAATGAAGACCAGCTCATAGAAAGAAAGACATCTATCGTCAGAGAATTGTGGCAAAATGTCGCAACCAAGTTTTTAGGACGTTATGTTTCTTTGGACAGTGGAGATAGGTTGATTAATTTTAAAGAAAATATTTTTAAACAAGGACAATTTTTAGTCGAAAATAATTTTATTAATCTTCCTTTATTTGAAGAATTATTATGTTATTTAGTGCTAGAAAAAGAGTTTTTTATTGACGATCAAATTTATCCTTATCAAAGTAAATCAGCCTCAGAAATAGAACAGATATTAACAGAAAATGTTTTAATTACGATCGCCTGTAGTACCATGCAATTTACCTTAAATAATTTATCAGAATCCCAACCGATCAAGCATAATCTTTTCAAACAAGAATGGAAATCATCCCGTAAGATAGCCATGTTTCGGAACAATTTAGCATGGAAATATAAAAGGGAAAAATATTGGCAAATTCCCCGTAACATTTTTGAAGACGAGTATCAAATCTTAAAACTAGGTTATCAAGGCATTATTATCGGCAAAATTAGCCATTCACGACACCAAGAATTAAACTCCCTCACAGGCATCCCTTGGTTTATCACCATTATGATCGAATTTGTAGATAGTGTTACAAGGGGATTACAGGCGATCGCCGACATACTCGGAAAAGCAGTAGTCTTTATTCTCACGGAAATTATCGGTAGAGGAATAGGCTTAATCGGCAAAGGAATATTACAAGGAATCGGCAAAAAAATCAAAAACTAA